ATTAGAGTCACAGATTAACCTaacatctgcatgtttttggtctgtgagGGGGAAGCTAGAGCACCTGGAGAGAACCCACTCAggcacagggagaacatgcagactccacacagaagggcccCAGGTGACCCAGCGACAGTGCTAACCATTGCAACACCATGCTGCCCAATTtaatcatatacagtataaatgtgCATCATGTATCACCTGACGTTCATGTACAGCTGTATGTATGAAACATCACAGTTTATTATAAGAAGCATATATCCGCAGGAATCTGTAACCAGATTCATAGGGCTCAAAACAAAGTAGCCCCTAAATCAGAAACAAGCATCCCAAATCTGTGATCTAGTAAATAATGTGTTAAACCTGTTGAAAACTGACCAGCATGACTTACTGACATGAATTCAGGCTCAGCCTTTGTGGTTTTGTAGTGGAAACCAAGTTGTTGTTAGCTGTGACTCAAAATGTGCTTTGTTCAAATCTTTAAAGGTCAGTTCTGGTTAAATACACACCAGGTCTTACTGTAGTAGTTTTTTTGGCCGCCATTGCTGCCATCAGCAATCACGTTGGATGTGGTGGCTAAAGGCCCAAAAATAAGTCAGATGTATAAAACTTTAAACtaaattttcttttaatatttgatatgttttatttgatcatttttattattaatccTCTAAACCAAATGAgatatagtgtgtgtatgttgctgAATGCGTATTCTCCTTTTCACTCAGTGTGAGAAGCTTACATCTGCACAACTTAGTCCTGTTTGTTGAAAGtgcaaaagcagaaaatatagTAGAATAAGATCCGTCAACATCTGTAAAGTGGCGTACTGCTCTGTTTATGAACAACCTGCTGGTCACTTCACAAAATCATCAATGTCCTACTGTATCTGGCAGTGCTCAAaagttgtaaaaacaaaagattaTCACCTGATAGAGATTCAGCTGCAGACCTACTGCAGACACACCTTTCTTATCTTAATATAAGCAACAGAAGCTGGCTTTCCAGGCTAAAAAGggacatacatacattattaaCAATATCAGAACaaggaaatatggaaaataGAAGGGAACACTGAATGTCTCATAAGAGAGTAAAATAGTGTACATGCAATTTTAATTCACTGAAGCAGTGGATCTGAGCGGAAGGAACAGAATAAAATTAGTCAAGTTATTTAACTGTGGCATAACTGTAGCATACTCAACATTTTATGATGAGTATGCATGTAATACCACTGAACTGCATTAAAGTTTGCTTTTCTCCACTCAGATCCCTCTACCCACGATGGTGAGGAGTATAAATCTGAAGGTATTTATTGGGAACCAGATCTGTCGGATGAATTCCGAATTTCAGTTGGAAAGTCgtattttgtttttgcacatttttgctgGACATCATCACACTCGTGCATGAAagctctttttgtttgtttatcagtTGCATTTCTCATGTTagtatgtttttctgtttgagtttgtgctgttttgttgtATTGAGCCTGATTGGTGGTATCTCTGACATAATCTTTTTGATGGTGCTGATAAAATAGTAGCCTAATCCTCCTTCTTGAGTCAGTTAGATCAGTCTAACAGGGAGGAGCCTGGTGACCTGAGTTGGATCTTTGGAATAGATCTCTGGAATCATTGTGCTGATGAATCATGGAAGCTGAAGTGTAAAGGCTGCAAGATTTAAACAAAGGTCCAAATGTTGGGATTACGGCAACAGTGCCTGCATAATTATCTCACTTCTTGGAAAAATTGGGTTTTACTTTCAGTCTCAGGCTTAGTCACACAACAATAAAGTGGCAACAGTGGCTGATTACGGcttgctggtgtgtgtgttgtcctgTTTGCACTGGCACACATTACTGGGCTGGTTTGTTGATTCTGATGTGTTATAAATATTCAGCCTTCGCTCCCTGTTATAAGGACAGTCTCTGGATAGGATGCACACACTGATTCCCTGTAATGTTATACAGATACTCTGTGATGTAAGAGAACAATGTAGTAACTACAGAATGACCAGAATGCTGCTTCGTGACTAAATGATGTGAATAAATTGCAGTAGAGATGACAGTGAAATgggatttttaaatattatatatacaatatagaGGGACAACCCACTGAgctcattgtttttaattacacGAGAATTCTTTTTATACCAAGTGTCAGCTGTCCCTTTCCACTTTTTGTATGTTGCAACACAATGTTGATTTACAGTGTGAGAAAATTCATCCTGCATTCTAATTTGTGGAGCCAGTGTTTAACAGAGGGCAGTGGTGCTTTGTTTCCAGTTAGCACACTTAGCATAGTGAATACCATCACACAAAGGATTAATTGATCAGGTGTTATATGGCTGATATGATCAATTTATCAATTTGGGAAATTCAGAATATGTGTTGCAGTATTTTGTGACTCATTGCTTTTTTGTAGGGCAGTAACATAAAATGATCTGTCATTGTTAAATATTGCCATCTTTTTCATTCAGTTGTGCAGCCCGGCTATAGTGCAGTAATCTAGAATTTGTGTGCCACGTTTGGAAACCTTGGTGCTTCTGTTGTTTTATACCAACATGTTTCCTTTCAGCAGCTGTTTCTGCAGTAGTGTGCAGCAGGATTGACAGCAGCAGTTGTGCTCTTTAACTTCTGTTCACTCTTCTGCTTCGTCCCTGGAACGTTTCATCTGCTTGCTGTGCGTTAGCTATTTTCATCCTATTCCAGCTTCAGAGGTCACTTTGATTCAATACGTTTTTTGATTAACAAACAAAGCATCTGCCatgtatattatttttgttgttgttgtatgttaTATAATACATCTTTCTCTTTGGGCATCTGCATAACGTCAGCAGTCTTCCAGCATTGACTCTTCCAGCTCCAGAACTGAAATCAAAGCTTTACCAATCCTCCAAAATCTCCTGttctctgctgctgtctttgTAGACATGTACAACCCAGGTGCCAAAGACGTGGTTGATATGCCTCCACCGATGCAGAGGATTGCTCCACCTCCAATTGCTCCACCTGCTACGCCCTCTATTGATGAGCTCATCCAACAGAGCCAGTGGAatctgcagcagcaggagcagcataTGCACACTCTGAGACAGGTACCAAGCAAGAGAGAcaccaaaaaataaatctgacatCTTCTTCTTAGggatgatttattcatttatttattttgtactgCTGTGGAGTCAACTGAATGTATGAGTATCCAGACAGAACGGAAAAGCAAATCAGCTGAGGGATTTTTTGTGGTTTATCAAGTGAATAAACCCAACTACATGTGCTGTATGTAACTCTAATGAATTCAAACGCAACACATATCCAAGAGTAACCCTGTAATATGGGTCAGAAGCTATGCTGGGGAAATAAATACGTGTCTGTTGTATCTATCCCTGTTACTTCCTGCTAAGAATGGTTGATAGTATTTTCTGATGGGTCATTCCACGTCAACTCACCCACATTTCAGAATTTTTCCCAGTTCAAATTAATTGGACATTGCACAATCCTCTACCTCTAATCCAAATACTTTTTTAGTTATGATTTTTCAAGTTTCAAGTATTCTAAGCTTCATCAATTGCTTATTTTTCACTGGATTGAGTTGAAATTTGTTTTGAATTTGAACATCTAATGAACTGGGATGAGTTGATGCAtttctctctgcctttctcAATGTAGGAACAGGTGACTGCAGCCATAGCTCTGGCTACGGAGCAGCAGACCCAAAAACTGCTGCTGGAAACTCAGTTGGACATCACCGAGTTTGACAACCTGCTGCAGCCTATTATAGACACCTGTACCAAAGATGCCATCTCTGTAAGCTCAACATAATGGAGATTATTTTAGGGTTGCTTATGTGGGcctaaaataattgaaaaaaagctTTACATCTTAgtcacatgttgttttttcctcttagGCTGGGAAGAACTGGATGTTCAACAATGCCAAGTCTCCACCGCACTGtgaactgatgacatcacatcttCGCAACCGCATTGCTGCTGATGGAGCACATTTTGAGCTCCGCCTACATCTCATCTATTTAACCAATGACGTTCTCCACCACTGGTACACAAGCCTTAATACATACATTAACACACCTGGATCACTATGTTCCTTCTTACACTCAGTTCATTAGAGGACTACTGAAATCAGACTGTTAATTAGTGTTATATTTCCTGATGGACTCTGATTCAACAACGCATACCTAGACAAGAATAAAAGCCATGTAGCCTACTGTGTTTATACAGTAGTATCTAACATAGATCAAACATAGCTTTTGGCTATTAGGCATCCACTGTTAATTCATTAACGTAAACTTGTACATATATGGAGACATAGGCCAATAATAAATAGAGCCATTATTTGCAGCCTTGGTCCAATTTTGAAATCTTGTATAAAGTAGGTTATTTGGGTATTAAAAGGGCATTTATGATGTGGGCAAATTTAGTGAGAAGAACATTTTTGGGCAGCATTCTGTGTATTTCTCTTGTAATGCGCTGTTTGTTGTAATATATCCTCCTAGCCAGCGGAAACAGCAGAAGGATTTGCTGGCGGCGCTGCAGAAGGTTGTGGTCCCCATCTACTGTACAAGCTTCCTggctgtggaggaggagaagcagcagaagaTCACCAGGGTAAACATCTGCACATTAAAAGCACAACATTAGTGTGGGTTTGGACTGAAGCTGCCAAAAGACGTTGTGTCCATGTcctattttaacatatttaactCTTATTCCAGTTCAAGAATACTTCTTGGCAGTAAAATAAGAAATCCTAGTTCACTAAAACTCAACCCAGAATACTTAAACACATTCACCTAAAGTTGATGGTGTCATGATGGTATAGTGAACGTCATCATGTCAGCTACACTGACTTGAGTCTGTCTTGTAGTGTCAACCACATCCTTATATCAGCGGACAGTGCAGGAGTCTGACGTTAATACTGCTTCATACAAATACAGATTAAGTCTACAGCTGTGGTGAATAAAGGTTTACGCAGCAGTTTTGTGTCTGTTTCGCTATTCATTTACTGAATTGGAAAGCTAAGAAAGAACCTGTATATCAGAATGTTATCCCTCAGTCTaatgttatttttctctgaTTATTACCGTTCTCCACTTTCTCTACAGCTGTTGCAGCTATGGGAGAAGAATGGCTATTTTAATGACGAGACAATTCAGCAGCTCCAGAATCCAGCACTGGGCCTCGGCCAGTACCAGGTGAGTGGAAGAAGATTCAGGCCCGACAAACAGTTTGGTATTTTGCTGACCTGGAAATTTGCTGCTACAAAATAACTCCACACATCTCTTCTCACGTCACACCGGTGGTTACaacgcttttttttttatgtgaaagaTATTTGATTATTGTAGGCTCATCAATCCTTAGTGCCAATCCCTGTTTGCCAATTTTGTTTTTAGCTTAAGTGATGTCTCATGTTTTACTGCTTAAATGCATCTCTGTGCAAATGCTGTTGTCACATCAATTACAGTGCGATGTCAtcattaatgaaataaaatagaattgAAGCTGAAACAGCATTGGATTGATGCAAtcatataaatgaatattttttgatCATCATTGTACTTTAATTAACTATTGAAAACCCTAAACCACCGCCCTCTGGCTTCAGACATGTGCTGCTTTGTGTTTACACTGTGCCTCTCTGCACCTCCAGACAACAAGCATCTTTCCATTTGATGAGCTAATGTTGTTCTTCACTGTGATTGGCTCAGCTGTTTCAGAGCTGTGAGCCGTGTGGCTGAGAGAGTATTTAATAATCACCACACCATCTGAGCTATAATCCACTTGATCCAGGCCTTCTGCACTGCTGCACACCCATGTACCAAAATAACCTGTGTACTTGGGGATGTTCCATGCTGCCAAGATTTACCACTTTGAAATGATTTTCACTGACTGATAACACTGTCAGAGTCTCAGATTTTACTCCCCCTTGTCCTCTCAGGCATCTCTGATAACGGAGTATGCTGCGGTGGTGCAGCCCATCCAGCTGGCATTCCAGCAGCAGATTCAGGCTTTGAAGACCCAGCATGAAGAGTTTGTCGCCAGCCTGAAGCAGCAGCATCAACAGCCTCAGCCTCAGTCCCAGTCCCAGTCCCAGCCGCAGCCAcagccacagccacagcctgCCCCTGTAGCACAACTGCCAATCCCTGCAGAGCCTGAAAAGGCTCCTCCTATGACTACACAAGCTGGTGAGgacacacatttaataaaagcaGAGACTCAGCCTGATACAGAAAACCAGatatattgtttaaatgaaCACTAATGTTAATGACCTGTACATTAATACATTCCAGTCACATTGTCATTCAGTTTTAAACTAGCTAATTAAGTAAAATCATGTCACACtttcatataattaaaaaagttaatttcctcTCAGGTTTGTCTGTGTCATGAAGTAAGATGAGTTGGTGGCTATAGCTGGCTATGTTTACACATAACTCAGGTTTTCCAGTAATTCAAAGCTGGCTCACCTTTAACTGGGGTAgatcaccatggtaacctaTGGTGAAGGGTTAATTTGCTCCAGAGCAGGTTAACTTCAGAGGACTGGATCAAATTGCTCGATTACTGACCAATCAGATTTCTGGAAAAATCACTCCACAGGATCCTGACAGAGTTGTACTGGAAGCACTGAGTTTATAAGAGTAATACAATGACATTGCTGTCCCAGGATCTCCATGAGTCTACTCTGGGTTTGAAACAGAGTCTTTAACAAAGAGGGATAGTTTACCAGTAACACACTAAATACATAATGAAGAAGAGTAACAGCTGTGTTTAGTGGTGCGTAGTTTCCTTCAGTTCCTCCAGGATTCCTGACAGTGTAGATATCTGTTACacatatgaaatgtgttttttaaactataattCATGCAGAGATATTCCAGTTAAACTCCAGATTAAAGATATAGACTtgtaaatgtgcagaatatttaCCCTTTAAGATCTCTGCCTCTTCACATGAACACATTCAAAGTTGGAAAGGTAAGCCCAGAGTTTAAAGAGCCAGATGATAGCCGGATACCAGTGTTATGCTCCGTGAAGCCAGGTAACCAAAGACAGCAGGACTGAGTCACACTTGCTTTGTGATACTGGCTTCTGGTATAAATTTGGCAAGTATGTCTTTTTATGTAATTGCTGtaatgtgtctatatgtgtgttgtgtgcaggCGATGTTAAGCCTGCCATGCCAGGTCCTCCTCCAGGGGAGTTTGATGGAGCTTCATCAAGACCTCCAGACCCCAGCAACCCCAGCGGACCCTCAGATATCCCCTCCAACAAGCCTGGTTGGTATGACCCCCAGCACATGGGTCCCTGGAACCCCAACCAGCCGGTaagaatctgtgtgtgtgtactttctTCTGTCTCTATTTGTAGGAGCTTTGAGATGCAGCAGCTCACAGGAAAGTGATGACTCATCTTTGCTATCCATCATGTCCACCTAACATCCCAaagaaaatctattttaaactataaatggtcaaatttacaAGAATGTATAGCACAAGTTTGAAATCAGCCAGCTCCACATGTTCCCTCATGGTGAGTATAGAGTGTGAGATGAAGATGACCAGTGTAGTAGAGCAGTGTAGCTGTGAAATAGTAGGGAAGGTTTGCGGACTAGGATACTGGGATTTAAATCTCTGGCAGAACAGCGAACTGAGATGTTAAAATGGTTAACAAGGTTTTGCCTTAAGGCGACGTTCAGACCAGTATTCGTTCTGTGTGATAAAACGCATTACAATTCATTTGAATTGTGTTAGTGTTGACACAGGGAGGTGCTGATCCAGCAAGGCGATTCATTGGCCAGTCACATACATGCAAGCttatattcaatcaatcaatcaatcaatctttatttatatagcaccaaatcacaacaaaagtaatctcaagacATGATGAATTACTTTGAAATGTGATTGGCGTGTTTCTGCTGTTGACCTCACAATGAAagataaagctgctgctgtgataactttcagagttgtaaaatcctgtctgGGACTGTTACAAACAGTTTGAGGTGTTTTGGCATCTGATAAGTCCTTTAAATGCATTAAGCTGTAGTTAATGCAGTGCACACAGGGGCTTCTCTTTGGTCCCACCTCCTTGTCTTAGCAGCAGCCTTCACTCCTCTGCTCATGTCGTCTAGTGACAGGTCTTGCTGGCCTTTAGAATCCCCTGCTTGACCTCAGGCAACTCTCACCTCCTTTCTGACTTTTGTCTTTCTCCAGCCTCCTTTTGACCCAAACCAGCCTCCCCCTCCTTGTCCTCCCTGGACCAGCCATGAAGGGATTTGGAATGATCAGAGGGACCCAGGGAACTGGAGCGGAGGTCCGCCCAGAGAAGGAGGCCCCTGGAGCGGTCCAGGTGGGTCTGACCAAGGGCCCCCCTCTTGGAACTCTAACTATGAACAGCAGCCGCCGTGGGGGAACCAGCCTGACCAGCCTCCCTGGGGCCAGAGGGAGCCCCCATTTCCTCCACGCATGCAGGCATGTGGTTTGACTTGCTTTGTTTACGTTCTGTGACCAGTTCTTATTGTACTGCATGGTTCACTTTACATTAACCATCTGTAGTCACAGTATATCTGAGTCTGATTTGCTGCTCATTTACATGAATGACTGTATTGTCTAACTTGGATTTTTACAGAGACCTCCCCATTTCAGAGGGCCCTTCCCTCCCCACCAGCAGCCACCTCCTTTCAACCagccccccccaccaccacacaacTTTGGACGCTTCCCACCACGCTTCATGCAGGACGACTTTCCTCCAAGACACCATTACGACAGGCCACCGTACACCCCACACCGCTTTGACTACGCTCAGGGAGATTATCCTGGAGGTGAGTGCAGAGGTATGTAATACTGATCAGTAACTCTGCTGTAAAGCTGCCTCTTTCTGCATCTCTACTTGCATTTAATGATGGGTATTTTAATCATATTCCTCACCGTTTGTTAGACATGCcaggtcctcctcctcctcctcctccccaccaTCATCCCAATCAGAGGCTCCCTCCCCCAGGTATGGGGGCTGATCATCCTCCCTGGGGTGGTGGCGGTGGCGGTGGCGGCGGcggtggcggcggcggcggcggcggccaACACCCAGATTTTGGCCCACCTCCTCATGGCTTCAACGGCCATTCACCCCACATTCGTCATAGGCAGCATCCTGTCCAAGATGACCCCAGTCTGGTGCCTAATGTACCCTACTTTGACCTGCCAGCTGGTCTCATGGCTCCACTGGTCAAAGTAAGTCACCTACCTCTGATCTGGTTACAGGAGTGTGAGAATACATCAGAATTATATCAGCTTGTGAAACTGCTCAGCTGACAGTGAAGGTCAGCATGAAAGATCCAGTACAGCCACTGGCTCACAGGTTCAAAAACTGTGACAGTCGTTTACAGACAGGAACACTTGGAAaagagaatgaatgaaaaatgacagtaacTTGTTGAGTATAAATAGATTATAATAATGGAGTAGTACTGTAGTTTTCAACATAGAAAAGACTGTTAGAAAAATTGAACTTTGTCTGAGACTAAAAGTCAAACCAGGTCTGCATGTCTCACTGTCCTGTACTGTCTTGCTCAGCTTGAGGACTATGATTATAAACCTCTGGATCCTAAAGACATCCGGCTGCCTCCTCCCATGCCACCTAGTGATCGGTTGCTAGCTGCTGTGGAAGCTTTCTACAGCCCTCCATCCCACGATCGACCCCGCAACAGGTACACACCTTAACCCCGTGTGCAGGACATGTGTGACTGAAATGAAGAAGGGGATTTGTGTAGTATCATCATTTTTGGCAATTGAAGGAAGGAGTTGAAGAAGAGATGTACCACTTTCTGTCATTTAGGAAGGCTAAAAACACTGATGTGGACAGAAGCATGTTTGACATACAAATTGAGTTTTTAGATGTTTAAAATGTCGGCTATGTAACTGGTAAGTAATTAAATCAAAATCCTTTGTACACAAACATAGTGAGCTGGGATAGACCTGCCCATGTTTTACTGCTGTGTGTGGCATTAAGAGGATTATTGATACTGAATGTGAAAccctgttttcagtttgatagCACATGTATCAAATTtgaattcagtttaaaatgttcttatcaAATCAAAGTCAGAATATTTCAAAGCACACtaaccaaaaaaataaactgagttttttttatttttgtaaataaagccattaatgttaattatgtATAGCTGATGTTATCTGCCATATGCAATGTTTGTCATGTAAACCTGCAACAGTGACTATCAGTGGCAGTTGAAAATGAGAAGTCTGCCAACAATAACACATTAAGTAACATTAcctataaaaaaaagagtgaggaggaaaaaaggattGGCTTGTGAGAGATTTTATTAATTTGGAACCTGAAGTCAAATGAAATTGGCTATGGGAACCGCACATATAATGTCATAATGTCTACTTTTCCACTATTGGCCCCTTATTCCCTTAATTTCCTCTTGTCAAGTTCTCCACTTGGTAGTTCCATTACTTTTATCCGCTATGTCCAACCACAATAAGATTATTCTTccagttgtgtgtttgtattaaagACTGAATTATGAATGGAGTATATCAGTTTGTATGAAACTAGCACAGTGAAATCATCAGATGATTGATAGAAATAAGTGTAGGACGTGGAGTTAACAGCTGGCTGTGTTTGTTCCTTCACCAGTGAAGGCTGGGAACAGAATGGCCTGTATGAGTTCTTCAGGGCCAAGATGAGAGCAAGAAGGAAAAAGGGACAAGAGAAACGCAACAGGTAAGCCTCATCTTCATCTGAATCTTTGTCTCCGGATCTTTGTCTCTTGTTAGGACCCAACCAAGAAAGTACCAGGGGCCCAACGACCCCCTGATTGATGAtaatgacttttattttttacaagtgAGATGCATTTTTGAAGGGGCCTAAACATGCTTGAAAACTCACAAAACTTAGCTCAGACATCAGAAGTGGGGAAACTCAGAGGTGGGTCTTGGATTTGGATGTGTCAAGATGCCTCGGTAGCCCCCCCTAAAAATGTTGTGGTTTACTCCTTCCAGTGGACGTGGAGGCAGTCGCTCCAGAAGTCGCTCTCACAGCAGAGGGAGGTCTTCATCTCG
The Scomber scombrus chromosome 8, fScoSco1.1, whole genome shotgun sequence DNA segment above includes these coding regions:
- the cherp gene encoding calcium homeostasis endoplasmic reticulum protein isoform X3, with the protein product MDIPNPPEDQELRNVIDKLAQFVARNGPEFEKMTMEKQKDNPKFSFLFGGEYFSYYKCKLAMEHQQHPSTHDGEEYKSEDMYNPGAKDVVDMPPPMQRIAPPPIAPPATPSIDELIQQSQWNLQQQEQHMHTLRQEQVTAAIALATEQQTQKLLLETQLDITEFDNLLQPIIDTCTKDAISAGKNWMFNNAKSPPHCELMTSHLRNRIAADGAHFELRLHLIYLTNDVLHHCQRKQQKDLLAALQKVVVPIYCTSFLAVEEEKQQKITRLLQLWEKNGYFNDETIQQLQNPALGLGQYQASLITEYAAVVQPIQLAFQQQIQALKTQHEEFVASLKQQHQQPQPQSQSQSQPQPQPQPQPAPVAQLPIPAEPEKAPPMTTQAGDVKPAMPGPPPGEFDGASSRPPDPSNPSGPSDIPSNKPGWYDPQHMGPWNPNQPPPFDPNQPPPPCPPWTSHEGIWNDQRDPGNWSGGPPREGGPWSGPGGSDQGPPSWNSNYEQQPPWGNQPDQPPWGQREPPFPPRMQRPPHFRGPFPPHQQPPPFNQPPPPPHNFGRFPPRFMQDDFPPRHHYDRPPYTPHRFDYAQGDYPGGECRDMPGPPPPPPPHHHPNQRLPPPGMGADHPPWGGGGQHPDFGPPPHGFNGHSPHIRHRQHPVQDDPSLVPNVPYFDLPAGLMAPLVKLEDYDYKPLDPKDIRLPPPMPPSDRLLAAVEAFYSPPSHDRPRNSEGWEQNGLYEFFRAKMRARRKKGQEKRNSGRGGSRSRSRSHSRGRSSSRSSSRSSKSSRSRSRSSRSRSRSRSYSRSRSRSRSRSSRSHSRSRSRSRSRSPGKRHRGAKSRSSSPPPMPVLGATPSKLPAENRLGEENKGHQLLMKMGWSGSGGLGAKEQGIQDPIKGGDIRDKWDQYKGVGVSLDDPYENYRRNKSYNFVARMKAREEVNREPQEAPPTE
- the cherp gene encoding calcium homeostasis endoplasmic reticulum protein isoform X1 — translated: MDIPNPPEDQELRNVIDKLAQFVARNGPEFEKMTMEKQKDNPKFSFLFGGEYFSYYKCKLAMEHQQHPSTHDGEEYKSEDMYNPGAKDVVDMPPPMQRIAPPPIAPPATPSIDELIQQSQWNLQQQEQHMHTLRQEQVTAAIALATEQQTQKLLLETQLDITEFDNLLQPIIDTCTKDAISAGKNWMFNNAKSPPHCELMTSHLRNRIAADGAHFELRLHLIYLTNDVLHHCQRKQQKDLLAALQKVVVPIYCTSFLAVEEEKQQKITRLLQLWEKNGYFNDETIQQLQNPALGLGQYQASLITEYAAVVQPIQLAFQQQIQALKTQHEEFVASLKQQHQQPQPQSQSQSQPQPQPQPQPAPVAQLPIPAEPEKAPPMTTQAGDVKPAMPGPPPGEFDGASSRPPDPSNPSGPSDIPSNKPGWYDPQHMGPWNPNQPPPFDPNQPPPPCPPWTSHEGIWNDQRDPGNWSGGPPREGGPWSGPGGSDQGPPSWNSNYEQQPPWGNQPDQPPWGQREPPFPPRMQRPPHFRGPFPPHQQPPPFNQPPPPPHNFGRFPPRFMQDDFPPRHHYDRPPYTPHRFDYAQGDYPGGECRDMPGPPPPPPPHHHPNQRLPPPGMGADHPPWGGGGGGGGGGGGGGGGGQHPDFGPPPHGFNGHSPHIRHRQHPVQDDPSLVPNVPYFDLPAGLMAPLVKLEDYDYKPLDPKDIRLPPPMPPSDRLLAAVEAFYSPPSHDRPRNSEGWEQNGLYEFFRAKMRARRKKGQEKRNSGRGGSRSRSRSHSRGRSSSRSSSRSSKSSRSRSRSSRSRSRSRSYSRSRSRSRSRSSRSHSRSRSRSRSRSPGKRHRGAKSRSSSPPPMPVLGATPSKLPAENRLGEENKGHQLLMKMGWSGSGGLGAKEQGIQDPIKGGDIRDKWDQYKGVGVSLDDPYENYRRNKSYNFVARMKAREEVNREPQEAPPTE
- the cherp gene encoding calcium homeostasis endoplasmic reticulum protein isoform X2 is translated as MDIPNPPEDQELRNVIDKLAQFVARNGPEFEKMTMEKQKDNPKFSFLFGGEYFSYYKCKLAMEHQQHPSTHDGEEYKSEDMYNPGAKDVVDMPPPMQRIAPPPIAPPATPSIDELIQQSQWNLQQQEQHMHTLRQEQVTAAIALATEQQTQKLLLETQLDITEFDNLLQPIIDTCTKDAISAGKNWMFNNAKSPPHCELMTSHLRNRIAADGAHFELRLHLIYLTNDVLHHCQRKQQKDLLAALQKVVVPIYCTSFLAVEEEKQQKITRLLQLWEKNGYFNDETIQQLQNPALGLGQYQASLITEYAAVVQPIQLAFQQQIQALKTQHEEFVASLKQQHQQPQPQSQSQSQPQPQPQPQPAPVAQLPIPAEPEKAPPMTTQAGDVKPAMPGPPPGEFDGASSRPPDPSNPSGPSDIPSNKPGWYDPQHMGPWNPNQPPPFDPNQPPPPCPPWTSHEGIWNDQRDPGNWSGGPPREGGPWSGPGGSDQGPPSWNSNYEQQPPWGNQPDQPPWGQREPPFPPRMQRPPHFRGPFPPHQQPPPFNQPPPPPHNFGRFPPRFMQDDFPPRHHYDRPPYTPHRFDYAQGDYPGDMPGPPPPPPPHHHPNQRLPPPGMGADHPPWGGGGGGGGGGGGGGGGGQHPDFGPPPHGFNGHSPHIRHRQHPVQDDPSLVPNVPYFDLPAGLMAPLVKLEDYDYKPLDPKDIRLPPPMPPSDRLLAAVEAFYSPPSHDRPRNSEGWEQNGLYEFFRAKMRARRKKGQEKRNSGRGGSRSRSRSHSRGRSSSRSSSRSSKSSRSRSRSSRSRSRSRSYSRSRSRSRSRSSRSHSRSRSRSRSRSPGKRHRGAKSRSSSPPPMPVLGATPSKLPAENRLGEENKGHQLLMKMGWSGSGGLGAKEQGIQDPIKGGDIRDKWDQYKGVGVSLDDPYENYRRNKSYNFVARMKAREEVNREPQEAPPTE